A window of Apium graveolens cultivar Ventura chromosome 8, ASM990537v1, whole genome shotgun sequence contains these coding sequences:
- the LOC141680576 gene encoding protein FAR1-RELATED SEQUENCE 5-like, with translation MAYQNFGDVMAFDTTYRTNRYAMPFFPFIGVNHHYQSVIFGFALMRDEHASNFEWILRTWLEGVGNNPPLTIIMDQDQAMTSAIAVVLPNTTHLLCSWHISQKIPEKLAHYYSAFPEFKTDFNHCIYKPLTECIFEARWASFVENITCKSING, from the coding sequence ATGGCTTACCAAAATTTTGGCGATGTTATGGCTTTTGATACCACTTATCGGACAAATAGGTATGCAATGCCATTTTTCCCATTTATCGGAGTCAATCATCATTATCAATCGGTAATTTTCGGGTTTGCATTGATGCGGGATGAACACGCGTCGAATTTTGAGTGGATTCTTCGTACTTGGCTTGAAGGTGTGGGGAATAATCCTCCATTGACTATAATTATGGATCAAGATCAAGCCATGACAAGCGCTATTGCGGTTGTACTCCCGAATACTACCCATTTATTGTGTTCTTGGCACATTAGTCAAAAAATCCCCGAGAAATTAGCTCATTATTATTCGGCTTTTCCGGAATTCAAGACGGACTTCAACCATTGTATTTATAAACCTCTCACCGAATGTATTTTTGAGGCTAGATGGGCGTCATTTGTGGAAAATATCACTTGCAAGAGCATAAATGGTTAA